Proteins from a single region of Hermetia illucens chromosome 3, iHerIll2.2.curated.20191125, whole genome shotgun sequence:
- the LOC119652523 gene encoding E3 ubiquitin-protein ligase TM129, with translation MSDSELVFTFFYILLCMCIFYPPTEFITLGLTIENLFANLLGTEEVEFIRYHQRRTSLTLFIHSCLPALYFLVHYLQFNDQYATGDQMTAVTWRIAQKFSILAVLITPAIIVYWMQHDWSNHPISKMLNKFANSARGYASVAEDIGVEFRRQDVLNMKINSITSLIATENWIIKTTPYIVYFAHQSDTTLNVNKSETFTIAEDTNDSIQIINISVKSTRPGIGEFQIRINALDFRNLQDRISRPITIASNIQFHQSIIDRFIEVFKAQVALNPVFRTNQVADSCFACMLAEPNIKLHKQCLDVNENGDAIPEDQRCRNCYCRPMWCVDCLARWFASRQNEFEKEVWLEKKCSCPLCRAPFCMLDVCYIEKIES, from the exons ATGAGTGATTCGGAGCTCGTCTTCACGTTCTTTTACATTCTACTGTGCATGTGCATTTTCTACCCGCCCACTGAGTTCATCACCTTAGGACTGACCATCGAGAACCTCTTCGCAAACCTTCTGGGCACGGAGGAAGTCGAGTTTATTCGATACCATCAGAGGCGGACGAGTCTAACACTTTTCATTCATAGTTGCCTGCCGGCTTTGTACTTCCTAGTGCACTATCTGCAATTTAACGACCAATATGCGACCGGTGACCAGATGACGGCGGTAACGTGGCGGATCGCTCAGAAATTCAGTATTCTGGCGGTTCTTATCACGCCCGCGATAATTGTTTATTGGATGCAACATGACTGGAGCAATCACCCGATCTCGAAGATGCTTAATAAGTTTGCGAACTCGGCCAGGGGATATGCCTCTGTCGCGGAGGACATCGGTGTGGAGTTTCGAAG GCAAGATGTCCTGAATATGAAAATCAATTCTATCACTTCGTTGATTGCAACCGAAAACTGGATTATTAAGACCACGCCTTACATTGTCTACTTTGCACATCAAAGTGACACCACCCTAAATGTAAATAAG agTGAAACATTCACTATCGCCGAGGACACGAATGATTCAATTCAAATAATCAACATATCTGTGAAATCAACCCGACCTGGAATTGGCGAATTTCAAATTCGCATAAACGCCTTAGATTTCCGTAACCTCCAAGATCGAATCAGTCGTCCCATAACAATCGCCTCAAACATCCAATTCCACCAAAGCATTATCGATCGTTTTATTGAAGTTTTCAAAGCGCAAGTGGCCTTAAATCCAGTATTCCGGACGAATCAGGTTGCTGACAGTTGTTTTGCATGCATGCTTGCGGAGCCGAATATAAAATTACACAAGCAGTGCCTCGATGTAAACGAAAATGGTGATGCGATTCCGGAGGATCAGAGGTGTCGCAATTGCTACTGTCGACCAATGTGGTGTGTTGATTGCTTGGCGAGATGGTTTGCATCCCGGCAGAATGAGTTTGAAAAGGAAGTGTGGCTGGAGAAGAAGTGTTCGTGCCCGCTGTGTAGGGCACCGTTTTGTATGTTAGACGTGTGctatattgaaaaaattgaatcttAA
- the LOC119652484 gene encoding protein Tube has protein sequence MYSRNTEIRHIAAADAYQLAQILEHANSWKKLMAIIPKTFSSPPVRDAPKKYNADEIRLIENASLKQGRTGAEILFDEWGTSGRKRPTVGNLLDLLVEAELLRAADYVAMNFLNEPPPERPANGPAAKIDISLPFETEEIKDVDEIMEDISYPGTSVLMKNANDPSSMINHDFYTKISPDKGKVEVSASDLIKFSMSTVDSGELPILSAIGKSSSDIPDLMQLNSRLNNTQSSATTNPEANIFVNNDDNEVTDSCNIPVLSALQMHSTNSVNTTEENSTELPDLSALNLQVSPNRPTTPNDTPMTTTTATTPNGVSESEDREHHLNVPNAANGLYDSDNNLTPDLSILDQSSLDDSSLTNVTETSEELSFDAQTRLNLSENNLPMLSILQK, from the exons ATGTACTCCCGCAACACAGAAATACGTCACATAGCCGCTGCCGACGCTTATCAGCTCGCACAGATTCTCGAACACGCGAATTCATGGAAGAAATTGATGGCGATAATACCCAAGACCTTTTCCTCGCCGCCAGTCCGGGATGCACCGAAAAAATACAATGCCGATGAGATTCGATTGATTGAAAATGCAAGCTTGAAGCAAGGTCGAACGGGAGCGGAGATCCTCTTTGACGAATGGGGGACGTCCGGACGAAAACGCCCCACAGTTGGTAATTTATTGGATCTTCTGGTCGAGGCTGAGTTACTTCGGGCCGCTGATTACGTTGCAATGAATTTCTTGAATG AGCCCCCGCCAGAACGTCCAGCAAACGGTCCAGCCGCCAAAATCGATATATCACTCCCATTCGAAACGGAAGAAATCAAAGACGTGGATGAAATCATGGAAGATATTAGCTACCCCGGAACGAGTGTTCTCATGAAGAACGCGAACGATCCCAGTTCCATGATCAATCATGATTTTTACACTAAAATCTCTCCAGATAAAGGAAAAGTCGAAGTGTCTGCATCGGATCTAATCAAGTTTTCCATGAGCACCGTAGATTCTGGTGAATTACCGATCTTATCAGCAATAGGCAAAAGTTCCAGTGATATTCCCGACCTGATGCAATTGAACAGTAGACTCAACAATACTCAAAGCAGTGCAACGACAAATCCAGAAGCGAACATTTTCGTGAACAACGATGACAATGAAGTGACTGATAGCTGTAATATTCCAGTGTTGAGTGCTCTGCAAATGCATTCCACGAACTCTGTAAACACCACCGAAGAAAACAGTACTGAGCTGCCTGATTTAAGTGCATTAAATTTACAAGTGAGCCCCAATCGTCCTACGACACCAAACGATACTCCAATGACGACAACCACCGCAACTACTCCGAATGGCGTAAGCGAATCAGAGGACAGAGAGCATCATTTGAATGTTCCAAATGCAGCCAACGGCCTTTATGATAGTGACAATAATTTAACGCCAGACTTGAGTATTCTGGATCAGAGCAGCTTGGATGATTCGAGTTTGACGAACGTAACTGAAACCAGCGAGGAATTATCATTCGATGCACAAACACGGTTGAATCTAAGTGAGAACAATCTTCCGATGCTGAGTATTCTGCAGAAATGA
- the LOC119652485 gene encoding succinate dehydrogenase [ubiquinone] cytochrome b small subunit B, mitochondrial-like, protein MATSFARNSSILLRNTNNFKTIPVFQTSFKQITTINRHPLTLLRPRISRVPLIQIRRGTSKGDHSTIWISEKLISLAFVGVFPVVLIWPNPFTDYVLAASLAFHHYVGIEAVLTDYARPSVIGKTLSAICKYSNVAMTFVVLYGLIMFTRNDMLYGNAVKLLWSLDTKCRSRRV, encoded by the coding sequence ATGGCAACTTCATTTGCACGTAATTCTTCGATCCTTTTGAGGAACacaaacaatttcaaaacgATTCCAGTATTCCAAACGAGTTTCAAACAAATTACAACTATCAACAGACATCCGCTCACTTTACTAAGGCCACGAATAAGTCGGGTTCCGCTCATTCAAATTCGACGTGGAACGTCGAAAGGCGATCATTCGACGATATGGATTTCTGAAAAACTCATATCACTTGCATTCGTTGGGGTATTTCCGGTCGTTTTGATTTGGCCGAATCCATTCACGGATTATGTTCTTGCGGCATCTTTGGCGTTTCATCATTACGTCGGTATTGAAGCAGTATTAACGGATTATGCGAGGCCTTCCGTTATAGGGAAAACTCTCTCAGCAATTTGCAAGTATTCGAATGTGGCTATGACTTTTGTGGTGCTTTATGGACTGATCATGTTCACGAGAAATGATATGCTTTATGGAAATGCAGTGAAATTGCTGTGGTCGTTGGATACTAAGTGTCGAAGCAGAAgagtataa